In Leptodesmis sichuanensis A121, the following are encoded in one genomic region:
- the zds gene encoding 9,9'-di-cis-zeta-carotene desaturase produces the protein MRVAIVGAGLAGLAAAVELADAGHEVEIFEARSFVGGKVGSWVDADGNHIEMGLHVFFNNYYNLFALLKKVGAFEYLLPKEHVHTFVNRDGELGQLDFRFLLGAPFHGLKAFFTTGQLTLQDKLQNAIALGTSPIVPGLVNYDLAMKWIRALDDISFADWFRSHGGSQNSLKRMWDPIALALGFIDTEHISARCMLTIFMMFAAKTEASRLNMLAGSPAEYVHQPIVNYLEKRGTKIHTRRQTRRILFEPQNGQTQVTGLAIANGDGEDIVTADAYLAACDVPGIQRLLPSEWRTWPEFDKIYKLEAVPVVTVQLRFDGWVTEMHDPDKRHQLHHAAGLDNLLYSADADFSCFADLALTSPKDYYRQGQGSLMQVVLTPGDPFIKMSNEDIAQHALKQLYDLFPSSRDLTMTWYSVVKLAQSLYREQPGMDPYRPSQKTPIPNFFLAGSYTAQDYIDSMEGATISGMQAAQAILEPTGHRVQGQGLFKY, from the coding sequence ATGCGAGTTGCGATCGTTGGTGCAGGTTTAGCGGGATTGGCAGCGGCTGTCGAATTGGCCGATGCCGGACATGAGGTAGAAATCTTTGAAGCGCGATCGTTCGTCGGCGGCAAGGTTGGCAGTTGGGTGGATGCAGACGGTAACCACATTGAGATGGGGCTGCATGTGTTCTTCAACAACTACTACAACCTGTTTGCCTTATTGAAAAAGGTAGGTGCGTTTGAGTATTTACTCCCCAAAGAACACGTCCATACCTTCGTAAATCGGGATGGCGAACTGGGCCAGTTGGATTTCCGATTTCTCCTGGGTGCCCCCTTTCATGGTCTGAAAGCTTTTTTCACCACCGGACAACTCACCCTACAGGATAAGCTGCAAAATGCGATCGCCCTCGGTACCAGTCCGATCGTTCCTGGCCTGGTGAACTATGACCTGGCGATGAAGTGGATCCGTGCCCTGGATGACATCAGCTTTGCGGACTGGTTCCGCAGTCACGGTGGTTCTCAAAACAGTCTCAAACGGATGTGGGATCCGATCGCCCTTGCCCTCGGCTTCATTGACACGGAGCATATCTCAGCCCGCTGTATGCTCACCATCTTTATGATGTTTGCCGCCAAAACGGAAGCCTCCCGCCTCAATATGCTGGCCGGTTCTCCTGCCGAGTATGTGCATCAACCAATTGTCAACTATCTGGAAAAACGGGGCACCAAAATCCATACCCGTCGTCAGACTCGCCGGATTCTGTTTGAGCCGCAGAATGGCCAGACCCAAGTAACGGGACTGGCGATCGCTAACGGAGACGGCGAGGACATCGTTACTGCCGATGCCTACCTGGCCGCCTGCGATGTGCCTGGGATTCAACGCTTGCTGCCTTCTGAGTGGCGTACCTGGCCGGAATTCGACAAGATTTACAAACTGGAAGCCGTTCCTGTCGTTACCGTGCAACTGCGATTTGATGGCTGGGTAACCGAAATGCATGATCCGGACAAGCGCCACCAACTGCATCACGCCGCCGGCCTGGATAATTTGCTGTACAGCGCTGATGCCGACTTTTCTTGCTTTGCAGATCTGGCGCTCACCAGTCCCAAAGATTACTACCGGCAAGGTCAGGGTTCCCTGATGCAGGTTGTCCTCACTCCTGGCGATCCTTTCATCAAAATGAGCAATGAAGACATTGCCCAGCACGCCCTGAAACAACTTTACGACCTGTTTCCCTCCTCCCGGGATCTAACGATGACCTGGTACAGTGTCGTCAAACTGGCTCAATCCCTCTACCGGGAACAACCGGGCATGGATCCCTACCGTCCCTCCCAGAAAACCCCCATTCCCAACTTCTTCCTCGCAGGCAGCTATACCGCTCAAGACTACATCGACAGTATGGAAGGAGCTACCATTTCTGGGATGCAAGCCGCCCAAGCTATTTTGGAACCCACGGGCCATCGGGTTCAGGGGCAGGGATTGTTTAAGTATTAG
- a CDS encoding S-layer homology domain-containing protein, which translates to MSVINLKSSPALLVAVSLVTSSLAPLAIAPPSQAQSSFSDVQGSWAQPCISELSQRGIISGYPDGTFRPNNPVTRAEYAAMVGKAFPNAARVRAAARFVDVPSTFWAYSAISFASQTGFLSGYPGGVFNPSQNIPRAQVLVSLTSGLNYTPTQPVATVLGIYADASAIPGYAQTGIAAATERRMVVNYPDVRYLNPNQLASRADVSAFLCQALASTGQVASVIPAQYIAGGGAVAEQKAQIVAGTSIPVSYTAAQGIVIRPDETVDLTVTVAADVRDSSGAVAIPAGSQVVGQLVPVQGGSQFVARSVVINGRSYAINASSSVIQTTKNLRDPSLTKILGGAALSTGVAAIIGGTSGDRLHNAGNLILAGTVGAAVGANQGRNFGSAIRDAAIGAALGAGAAAVTGDRTITPKKVITGAAAGAAVGGAIDRGTVGEVVVINPSADLNLTLNSSVTIP; encoded by the coding sequence ATGTCCGTGATTAATCTCAAGTCTTCACCTGCTTTACTGGTTGCCGTGTCATTAGTTACAAGTTCGCTGGCACCTCTTGCGATCGCCCCCCCAAGTCAGGCACAGTCTTCTTTCTCTGATGTTCAGGGAAGTTGGGCACAACCCTGTATTTCTGAATTGTCCCAACGAGGCATCATCAGTGGTTATCCCGATGGCACCTTCCGCCCCAACAATCCTGTCACCCGCGCTGAATATGCGGCAATGGTAGGTAAAGCCTTTCCCAATGCCGCCCGTGTTCGAGCAGCAGCCCGGTTTGTGGATGTTCCGTCTACGTTCTGGGCTTATAGCGCTATTTCCTTTGCCTCTCAAACAGGCTTCCTCTCTGGTTATCCCGGTGGTGTATTTAATCCGAGTCAGAATATTCCCCGCGCTCAGGTTCTGGTTTCTCTGACCAGTGGTTTGAACTATACTCCCACTCAGCCTGTCGCGACTGTTTTGGGTATTTATGCTGATGCTTCTGCAATTCCTGGTTATGCTCAGACGGGAATTGCAGCGGCGACTGAAAGACGTATGGTGGTTAATTATCCTGATGTGCGTTATTTGAATCCCAATCAACTGGCCAGTCGAGCTGATGTCTCAGCTTTTCTCTGTCAGGCATTGGCGAGTACGGGGCAGGTGGCTTCTGTGATTCCAGCCCAATATATCGCTGGGGGTGGAGCCGTAGCTGAGCAGAAAGCCCAGATTGTGGCTGGCACCAGCATTCCTGTCAGCTATACGGCGGCGCAGGGCATTGTGATTCGCCCTGACGAAACCGTTGATTTAACCGTAACAGTGGCTGCGGATGTACGGGATTCATCGGGTGCTGTGGCCATTCCTGCGGGAAGTCAGGTTGTGGGGCAATTGGTTCCGGTTCAAGGAGGCTCCCAATTTGTGGCTCGCTCTGTTGTGATCAACGGTCGTTCCTATGCAATTAATGCCTCTTCTTCCGTAATCCAAACCACAAAGAACCTGCGTGACCCCAGCCTGACTAAGATTCTGGGTGGTGCGGCCCTCAGCACGGGAGTTGCAGCGATTATTGGTGGTACTTCTGGCGATCGCCTGCACAATGCCGGAAACCTGATCCTGGCTGGAACTGTAGGAGCCGCTGTCGGTGCCAATCAGGGCCGTAACTTCGGTTCGGCGATCCGGGATGCCGCCATTGGTGCTGCCCTGGGTGCAGGAGCAGCAGCAGTTACTGGAGATCGCACCATTACCCCGAAAAAGGTGATCACAGGAGCCGCTGCTGGAGCCGCTGTGGGTGGAGCCATCGATCGAGGGACTGTTGGCGAGGTCGTTGTGATCAATCCCAGTGCTGACTTGAATCTGACCCTCAACAGCAGTGTGACGATTCCTTAA
- a CDS encoding histidine phosphatase family protein: MAEKLKSVPISAIFTSPLCRAVETATILSQVLGLPYQITDAPREYDCGILEGKSDPESWQLHQAIANDWLLNQNWHRRPDQGESFLDIRNRFLPFIATLTQDASLANAHILLVSHGGLFKLMLPLILSNIDTSFTSTQGINHTDYIIAELQPDGFRCLQGGEIHFG, from the coding sequence ATGGCCGAAAAACTCAAGTCGGTTCCCATCTCCGCCATCTTCACCAGTCCTTTGTGTCGAGCTGTAGAAACTGCCACAATCCTTTCGCAAGTCCTGGGACTCCCCTACCAGATCACTGACGCCCCGCGGGAATACGACTGCGGCATCCTAGAAGGAAAATCTGACCCGGAAAGCTGGCAACTCCACCAGGCGATCGCTAACGATTGGCTGCTCAACCAGAACTGGCACCGCCGACCTGATCAGGGCGAGAGCTTTCTAGATATCAGAAATCGATTTCTGCCCTTCATTGCCACCCTGACCCAGGATGCCTCCCTCGCCAATGCTCATATCCTACTGGTTAGTCATGGCGGACTCTTCAAGCTGATGCTGCCCCTGATCCTGAGCAATATCGATACTTCCTTCACCAGCACACAGGGCATCAACCATACCGATTACATCATTGCCGAACTTCAACCCGATGGGTTCAGGTGTCTCCAAGGGGGTGAGATTCACTTCGGGTAA
- a CDS encoding GNAT family N-acetyltransferase, with the protein MVSVLIGSSTKLSEEPVGKFAYFDVNPRNRSAEFGYRVHPAMRGRGLGTQMLQTCINRVFQSTTLNKLYGQTAAFNLPSIRLLEKLGFHRDGVLREHHELDRQLHDDYGYSLLRRDWQRQPWARWELVTRSESHPLGDT; encoded by the coding sequence ATGGTCTCAGTACTGATAGGAAGCAGCACCAAACTAAGCGAGGAACCGGTTGGCAAGTTTGCGTATTTTGATGTGAATCCCCGCAATCGTTCGGCGGAGTTTGGCTATCGAGTTCATCCGGCGATGCGGGGGCGGGGGTTGGGAACCCAAATGCTGCAAACCTGCATCAATCGAGTCTTTCAATCGACAACGCTGAACAAGCTGTATGGCCAGACAGCAGCCTTTAATTTGCCTTCGATCCGGTTGCTGGAAAAGCTGGGCTTTCACCGGGATGGGGTGTTGCGGGAGCACCATGAACTGGACAGGCAGTTGCACGATGATTATGGGTATAGCCTGCTGCGCCGGGATTGGCAGAGGCAACCCTGGGCTAGGTGGGAACTTGTTACCCGAAGTGAATCTCACCCCCTTGGAGACACCTGA
- a CDS encoding DUF2949 domain-containing protein, with protein MESNRNTTQLITFLQEELDLSATSIAIALRHSEQDPGPLPMILWQYGLVSLEELEQIFDWLET; from the coding sequence GTGGAATCTAACCGCAACACCACTCAACTCATTACCTTCTTGCAGGAAGAGCTAGACCTTTCTGCCACGTCGATCGCAATTGCCCTCCGCCATAGCGAACAGGATCCCGGCCCACTCCCAATGATCCTGTGGCAGTATGGCCTGGTTTCTCTGGAAGAACTAGAGCAGATTTTTGATTGGCTAGAGACTTAA
- a CDS encoding PCP reductase family protein: MIEPDPNSLKWTPEAKAKFKNIPFFARTQARERIEHLAREADLDTVTAEIVEQARLEFGQ, from the coding sequence ATGATTGAGCCTGATCCGAACAGCCTGAAATGGACTCCTGAAGCAAAAGCCAAGTTCAAAAACATCCCTTTCTTTGCCAGAACTCAGGCCCGGGAACGGATTGAGCACCTGGCACGGGAAGCGGATTTGGATACGGTAACTGCTGAAATCGTGGAGCAGGCAAGGCTGGAATTTGGCCAATAA
- a CDS encoding cytochrome b N-terminal domain-containing protein: protein MKDSVFALRRLSTILAVAVLTLTFTAAFTGILLAFYYQPTAGGAYDSLKVVTTDVPYGWLVRTVHDRAGNWVIGVALIQMVVMFLGARFRRSWLTAWITGILFILSAIGLGWTAMILDWSQIGFWRLRVELGILESIPLVGATIRDILTGGGGIGSLTVAHMYTLHSYVLSLGAVALAIVHLGGLLLQEREIAQTIPATVPARSLPEVEATGQEDADEGATAVA, encoded by the coding sequence ATGAAAGACTCTGTTTTTGCACTACGGCGACTTTCGACAATTCTGGCTGTAGCTGTTCTCACCCTGACCTTTACAGCCGCCTTCACAGGTATTTTATTAGCCTTCTATTACCAGCCCACGGCAGGTGGGGCTTATGATTCCCTAAAAGTAGTGACGACGGATGTTCCCTATGGTTGGTTAGTTCGTACTGTCCACGATCGCGCAGGTAACTGGGTGATTGGAGTAGCCCTGATTCAGATGGTGGTGATGTTCCTGGGGGCACGCTTCCGGCGTAGTTGGTTGACGGCCTGGATCACGGGTATTCTGTTCATCCTCTCGGCGATCGGGTTGGGATGGACGGCGATGATCCTGGATTGGTCACAGATTGGTTTCTGGCGGCTGCGGGTAGAGTTAGGCATCCTGGAATCCATTCCCCTGGTTGGTGCTACAATCCGCGATATTCTCACGGGTGGCGGTGGAATTGGTAGCCTGACTGTGGCCCATATGTATACGCTGCATAGCTATGTGCTGTCTCTGGGAGCCGTAGCTTTAGCGATCGTTCATTTAGGTGGTTTATTGTTGCAAGAACGAGAAATTGCTCAAACCATCCCAGCAACCGTTCCTGCCAGGAGCCTGCCCGAAGTTGAAGCTACAGGCCAGGAGGATGCAGACGAAGGGGCCACTGCTGTTGCTTAG
- a CDS encoding tetratricopeptide repeat protein produces the protein MNDAAAQKISGVNQKTYARLKMSLRLNLRRQIFLAVCDDLELRNHLVANLQAELAPRFVSLNLNLSDPNPMAQVTQWLAQRGQAIEYDQPAPAIGFQVLGVEHLTRQPASVQRRFLTHLQAIEYYLPALECTVLLWLPRPWLRSVRQSAPTFWDWHTALFEFEGDPTPVRSFFNPSLVSSPKIEHRDSQTAIAPPAPQATPTRLNGRHIQPLSGKPTDQVIIPIELDDNAFLRHTVEEKSLWEVLTQDSDLVKPDADSASMLEPPDGISSSQVPAPPQVSETVSLIQPVVAPPEQPDVIRCEQPIPAGVSQLQRLILEAIAEDDSATHRTGWQQVQQIEQLHQQGAPQQALAASYYALARGYRESLEQGDVSGHTLAIAIAAHQETLAWLDHYAALGADVANDLGNLYWMQSRSAVEADVQLASLEQAIQAYHLALTKSDPQTTPQTYAMIQNNLGSAYGDLAQYREPAENLQKSVLAYETALRYRTYEDDPARYAATQNNLGTACWNLAQHQQPVPRLQQAIAAYQSALQFYTPEQEPMVYAMIQNNLGTAYWNLAQYIKPSRTQNRTDSEESPEHLLQLAIAAYHNALTYRTLEAAPAAFAATQNNLGTAYWDCSNLPATSPDQRRKLVQQAIAAYEAAITAVDQLAAQNGHRPPLTFDVFATYNNLGLSYYQLACDRHTNLKPAQRQSYLEKALDHHLQALQGWEAQSDFHQLTLGYVVQTLRGFYTECGIQGQTVGLSKIPAQLLPEIMAKL, from the coding sequence GTGAACGATGCAGCTGCTCAAAAGATTTCTGGCGTGAACCAGAAGACCTATGCGCGGCTGAAAATGTCGCTCAGGTTAAATTTACGCCGCCAAATTTTTCTGGCAGTCTGTGACGATCTGGAGTTGCGAAATCATCTAGTTGCCAATTTGCAAGCCGAGTTGGCTCCCCGGTTTGTCAGCCTGAATCTGAACTTGAGTGACCCTAACCCAATGGCGCAGGTTACCCAGTGGCTGGCACAGCGGGGACAGGCAATTGAATACGACCAACCTGCTCCAGCTATTGGGTTTCAAGTCCTGGGTGTCGAACATCTCACGCGCCAGCCTGCTTCGGTGCAGAGGCGATTTCTGACCCATTTGCAGGCGATCGAATATTATCTTCCGGCTCTGGAGTGCACCGTATTACTGTGGCTGCCCCGCCCCTGGCTACGGAGTGTGCGGCAATCAGCGCCTACCTTTTGGGATTGGCATACCGCCCTATTTGAGTTTGAAGGGGATCCAACGCCTGTTCGCTCCTTCTTTAACCCATCTCTTGTCAGTTCCCCAAAAATTGAACATCGGGATAGTCAAACCGCGATCGCGCCGCCTGCTCCCCAAGCTACTCCCACTCGGCTGAATGGTCGCCATATTCAACCCCTCAGCGGAAAACCCACCGATCAGGTGATCATTCCCATCGAGCTAGATGACAACGCTTTTCTGAGGCATACAGTTGAAGAGAAATCCTTATGGGAGGTTCTGACCCAGGATTCAGACCTGGTGAAGCCAGATGCCGATTCTGCCTCCATGCTTGAACCTCCTGACGGCATCTCATCCAGCCAGGTTCCCGCACCTCCTCAAGTTTCAGAAACTGTCAGCCTGATTCAGCCAGTTGTCGCCCCACCTGAACAACCAGACGTTATCCGGTGTGAACAGCCTATTCCGGCGGGTGTTTCCCAATTGCAACGATTGATTCTGGAGGCGATCGCTGAGGACGATTCGGCTACGCATCGCACGGGCTGGCAACAGGTGCAACAGATCGAGCAACTGCATCAGCAAGGGGCACCGCAACAAGCGTTAGCCGCAAGCTACTATGCTCTGGCTAGAGGATACCGAGAAAGTCTGGAACAGGGAGATGTGTCTGGTCATACGCTGGCGATCGCGATTGCCGCCCATCAAGAGACACTGGCCTGGTTGGACCATTATGCTGCTCTGGGCGCAGATGTAGCCAATGATTTAGGCAATTTGTATTGGATGCAGTCCCGTAGTGCAGTAGAGGCTGATGTGCAACTGGCTAGTTTGGAGCAAGCCATCCAGGCTTATCATCTGGCTCTAACCAAGAGTGATCCCCAGACCACACCGCAAACTTATGCCATGATCCAGAACAATCTGGGGTCTGCCTACGGAGATTTGGCTCAGTATCGAGAACCAGCGGAGAATTTGCAGAAATCGGTGCTGGCTTATGAGACAGCTTTACGCTACCGCACCTATGAGGATGATCCGGCCCGGTATGCTGCCACCCAAAATAACCTGGGAACCGCCTGCTGGAATCTGGCTCAACATCAACAACCTGTGCCTCGCTTGCAGCAAGCGATCGCAGCCTATCAATCGGCCCTGCAGTTCTATACCCCAGAGCAGGAACCAATGGTCTATGCCATGATTCAAAACAATTTGGGAACGGCCTACTGGAACCTGGCTCAGTACATCAAGCCCAGCCGGACTCAGAATAGAACCGATTCAGAGGAGTCTCCAGAACACTTGCTCCAGTTAGCGATCGCGGCTTATCACAATGCCCTGACCTACCGCACCTTAGAAGCGGCCCCGGCTGCCTTTGCCGCCACTCAAAATAATTTGGGAACCGCCTATTGGGATTGCTCCAATCTTCCGGCTACCTCCCCCGATCAACGCCGGAAGCTGGTGCAGCAGGCGATCGCGGCCTACGAAGCGGCGATTACAGCCGTGGATCAGCTTGCTGCTCAGAATGGCCATCGTCCTCCCCTCACCTTTGATGTCTTCGCGACTTACAACAATTTGGGACTGTCTTACTACCAGTTGGCCTGCGATCGTCATACCAATCTCAAACCCGCCCAACGCCAGTCTTACCTGGAAAAAGCCCTTGATCATCACCTGCAAGCTCTCCAGGGATGGGAAGCGCAATCAGATTTTCATCAGTTGACGTTAGGCTATGTCGTACAAACGCTGCGGGGTTTCTATACCGAGTGTGGCATTCAGGGACAAACAGTTGGCTTATCCAAAATTCCGGCTCAATTGCTCCCCGAAATCATGGCCAAGCTCTAG
- a CDS encoding homoserine dehydrogenase has protein sequence MGFKIGLLGLGTVGTGTAQILLDPARRHPLVQELDLYRVGVRSLDKPRSVTLPDHVLTTDLDSIVTDPAVDIVVEVMGGLEPARSLILKAIAHRKHIVTANKAAIARFGDEIFTAAAEAGVYVLLEAAVGGGIPVIEPLKQSLCSNRLQAVTGIVNGTTNYILTRMQQEGGDFADILADAQRLGYAEADPTADVDGLDAADKIAILASLAFGGRIKRSEVHCEGIRQVSAADIAYAEKLGFVIKLLAIAKRNPQAENEPEQLQVRVHPTLVPKAHPLASVNDVYNAILIEGEPIGQVMFFGPGAGAGPTASAVVSDILNIAAILKVERGSRAVSDGAPLLDPLLACSHQHYCAIAPMETLTARFYARFLTQDTPGVIGKLGTCFGDHQVSLESVVQTDVRGQTAEIVVVTHDVLEGNFRKALAEIRAMSGINDIPTTLRVL, from the coding sequence GTGGGATTCAAGATTGGTTTGTTGGGATTGGGAACCGTTGGTACTGGAACAGCACAAATTCTGCTCGATCCGGCCCGGCGACATCCACTGGTGCAGGAACTGGATCTCTATCGTGTGGGCGTGCGATCGCTCGACAAACCCCGCTCTGTTACCCTTCCTGATCATGTGTTGACCACTGACCTGGACTCTATCGTTACAGATCCGGCTGTGGATATTGTGGTGGAAGTAATGGGGGGGCTGGAACCTGCGCGATCGCTGATCCTGAAAGCGATTGCCCATCGGAAGCATATTGTGACAGCCAATAAAGCAGCGATCGCCCGGTTTGGCGATGAAATCTTCACCGCAGCGGCAGAAGCAGGAGTCTATGTCTTACTGGAAGCGGCAGTTGGCGGTGGCATTCCGGTAATTGAACCCCTGAAGCAATCCCTCTGTTCCAATCGCCTGCAGGCTGTCACAGGAATCGTCAATGGCACCACCAACTACATCCTCACCCGTATGCAACAGGAGGGTGGAGATTTTGCCGATATCCTCGCCGATGCTCAGCGATTGGGCTATGCTGAGGCCGACCCAACAGCAGATGTGGATGGCCTGGATGCCGCCGATAAAATTGCGATTCTGGCTTCGCTGGCCTTTGGAGGTCGAATCAAACGATCGGAAGTCCATTGTGAAGGCATTCGGCAGGTGAGTGCTGCCGATATTGCCTATGCTGAGAAGCTGGGATTTGTGATCAAGCTGCTGGCGATCGCCAAACGCAATCCCCAGGCTGAAAATGAACCAGAACAATTGCAGGTACGGGTACATCCCACGCTGGTACCCAAAGCCCATCCCCTCGCCAGTGTGAATGATGTCTATAACGCCATCCTGATTGAGGGAGAACCGATCGGTCAGGTGATGTTCTTTGGGCCAGGAGCCGGAGCAGGGCCAACCGCTAGCGCTGTTGTGTCAGACATTCTCAACATTGCCGCCATTTTGAAGGTAGAACGTGGCAGTCGTGCAGTATCTGACGGCGCACCGTTACTCGATCCGCTGCTGGCCTGTTCCCACCAACATTACTGTGCGATCGCTCCTATGGAAACCCTGACGGCCCGCTTCTATGCCCGCTTCTTAACTCAGGACACCCCCGGGGTCATTGGTAAGCTGGGCACCTGCTTTGGCGATCATCAGGTGAGCCTGGAATCCGTTGTGCAAACTGATGTCCGAGGTCAGACTGCCGAAATTGTCGTTGTCACCCATGATGTCCTGGAAGGCAATTTCCGCAAAGCACTGGCCGAAATCCGGGCGATGAGCGGCATCAATGATATTCCGACAACATTAAGGGTTCTATGA
- a CDS encoding SRPBCC family protein, with translation MSTWLEHTVQIEIDAPIDLVWSLWSDLEQMPRWMKWIESVKIQEDDPKLSRWKLASGGLEFSWLSREVKMIPHQILQWESVDGLPNRGAIRFYDRGEKGSIVKMSVFYAVPGFLFQLMDKLFLGRIVESTLEADLQRFKDYAMQIKAAN, from the coding sequence ATGTCCACCTGGCTCGAACACACCGTGCAAATTGAAATTGATGCTCCCATTGATCTGGTGTGGAGCCTCTGGTCGGATCTGGAGCAAATGCCGCGCTGGATGAAGTGGATCGAGTCGGTCAAAATTCAGGAGGATGACCCGAAGTTGTCCCGCTGGAAGCTGGCCAGTGGCGGACTGGAATTTAGCTGGCTTTCCCGCGAAGTCAAAATGATCCCGCATCAAATCCTGCAATGGGAATCGGTGGATGGGTTGCCCAATCGGGGGGCAATTCGGTTTTACGATCGCGGTGAAAAAGGCAGCATCGTGAAAATGTCCGTTTTCTATGCCGTACCCGGTTTTCTATTCCAGCTCATGGACAAGCTGTTTTTGGGCCGCATTGTAGAATCGACCCTGGAAGCAGACCTGCAACGGTTTAAGGACTACGCGATGCAGATCAAAGCGGCCAATTAG
- a CDS encoding glycosyltransferase family 2 protein — protein sequence MPTYSLIVPIYNEEETIPELYRRLVAVVDELDGEVEFILVNDGSRDRSLMLLRDLHEKDARVCYLSLARNFGHQVAVTAGLNFARGRAVVILDADLQDPPELIPQLIEKWHQGYRVVYAQRTQRRQENWFKRVTAFAFYRLLKQLADVDIPLDSGDFCLLDRQVVDVLNAMPERNRYIRGLRSWVGFPQTAVLFDRDPRFAGSVKYTFRKSLGLAINGLVSFSTVPLRLSTYLGLFSAAIALLMAFLVIYWRIFFPLSPLTGYAIIASSVFFLGSVQLFSIGILGEYIGRIYDEVKNRPLYTLSEVAGFTSPGQLDISSYSSTK from the coding sequence ATGCCCACCTACTCTTTGATTGTTCCGATTTACAACGAGGAGGAAACAATCCCCGAACTGTATCGGCGGCTGGTAGCAGTTGTAGATGAGTTAGATGGAGAGGTGGAGTTCATTCTGGTTAATGATGGCAGCCGCGATCGTTCCCTCATGCTGTTACGCGATTTGCACGAGAAGGATGCGCGAGTCTGTTACCTCAGCTTGGCCCGTAACTTTGGTCATCAAGTGGCAGTCACGGCTGGCTTGAACTTTGCTCGTGGCAGGGCAGTAGTGATTCTGGATGCGGACTTGCAAGATCCCCCTGAATTAATTCCTCAACTAATTGAAAAATGGCATCAGGGCTATCGCGTGGTGTATGCCCAGCGCACGCAACGCCGTCAGGAAAACTGGTTTAAGCGGGTCACTGCCTTTGCCTTTTACCGTCTGTTAAAGCAACTGGCGGATGTAGACATTCCTTTGGATAGCGGCGATTTTTGCTTACTGGATCGGCAGGTCGTGGATGTGTTGAATGCCATGCCAGAACGAAATCGCTACATTCGGGGGCTGCGATCGTGGGTGGGATTTCCTCAGACCGCAGTTTTGTTCGATCGTGATCCCCGCTTTGCTGGCAGCGTCAAATATACGTTTCGGAAATCCCTGGGGTTGGCGATTAATGGGTTGGTCTCTTTTTCCACCGTCCCCTTGCGCTTGTCTACGTATTTGGGGTTGTTTTCTGCCGCGATCGCCTTACTCATGGCGTTTTTGGTCATCTACTGGCGCATCTTCTTCCCCCTTTCCCCACTGACAGGGTACGCCATTATTGCCTCCAGTGTCTTCTTCTTAGGATCTGTGCAACTGTTCAGCATTGGCATTTTGGGAGAATATATTGGACGCATCTACGACGAAGTGAAAAATCGCCCTCTCTATACCCTCTCAGAAGTCGCTGGCTTTACCTCCCCTGGCCAACTCGACATAAGTAGTTATAGTTCTACGAAGTAG
- a CDS encoding DUF3598 family protein has product MSNLRDSMPVLARHEGEWTGTYTLIDLQGNILDRHRSHLTCQFPEDGAYDYFQTNRYSWDDGKQEEHHFPATYHDRKIWFDSDRIQGHAWEADSSTLLLYFAYKSQPDFYLYEMIQISPCNHYRARTWHWFKNNQIFQRTLIQEKRLA; this is encoded by the coding sequence ATGTCTAACCTTCGTGATTCTATGCCTGTGCTTGCTCGCCATGAAGGAGAGTGGACGGGCACCTATACCTTAATAGACTTGCAGGGAAATATCCTGGATCGGCATCGCTCTCACCTGACCTGTCAATTCCCCGAAGACGGTGCCTACGATTATTTTCAAACTAATCGCTACTCCTGGGATGATGGGAAACAGGAGGAACACCATTTTCCGGCAACGTACCACGATCGCAAGATCTGGTTTGATAGCGATCGAATTCAGGGCCATGCCTGGGAAGCAGACTCGTCCACTCTGCTGCTTTATTTCGCGTACAAAAGTCAGCCAGACTTTTATCTCTATGAAATGATTCAAATTAGTCCCTGCAACCATTACCGTGCTCGTACCTGGCACTGGTTCAAAAATAATCAAATTTTTCAACGCACTCTAATTCAGGAAAAACGTCTGGCTTAA